A region from the Corticium candelabrum chromosome 14, ooCorCand1.1, whole genome shotgun sequence genome encodes:
- the LOC134190353 gene encoding uncharacterized protein K02A2.6-like produces MLQPLYSLLQKNTSWEWGAKQAKAFQQAKQKLLKSDFLTHYDLKKPILGPKEGVPTLAAAQIQRWSLILSAYQYNLEYTSGVSNKEADLLSRLPIPVKVVYPNELNYAIDRCEQLPVTAQDIAKELQRDSIRQVYEYTLRVWKPNVSTQLLPYARQADELTMKTGAYCGKIIPPKFRDAVLQEIHEGHIGLCRMKSLTRSFVWWTRLDQDVEEVVKTCAACQSIRNKPADVMSHPWIYPDAPWTRLHVDFAEFKEKQYRVVIDAFTKWPEVHELGIHATTTQTVEALRRSFSCHGIPQRLVSDNGPQFVAREFQDS; encoded by the exons ATGCTACAACCACTGTATAGTCTGCTGCAGAAGAACACATCGTGGGAATGgggtgcaaaacaagcaaaggcTTTCCAGCAAGCCAAACAGAAATTGTTGAAATCGGATTTCTTGACGCATTATGACTTGAAGAAACCG ATATTGGGTCCGAAAGAGGGAGTACCTACTCTAGCAGCAGCCCAAATACAGCGTTGGTCACTAATTCTGAGTGCTTATCAATACAACCTGGAATACACATCAGGAGTGAGCAACAAAGAAGCTGATCTACTTTCGAGACTACCCATTCCAGTCAAAGTAGTATATCCCAATGAGCTAAACTATGCCATTGATCGTTGTGAGCAGTTACCTGTTACAGCACAGGATATTGCTAAAGAACTGCAGCGGGACTCCATACGACAAGTTTACGAGTACACTTTGCGTGTATGGAAGCCTAATGTAAGTACACAGTTACTGCCGTATGCACGACAAGCGGATGAGCTTACAATGAAGACGGGCGCCTACTGTGGGAAAATTATTCCACCCAAGTTTCGAGACGCCGTGTTACAAGAGATTCATGAAGGTCATATTGGACTCTGTCGAATGAAATCTCTAACACGGAGTTTCGTGTGGTGGACAAGACTAGACCAAGATGTAGAGGAGGTAGTGAAGACTTGCGCAGCATGTCAGAGTATACGGAATAAGCCGGCTGATGTGATGTCGCATCCATGGATCTACCCAGATGCGCCCTGGACTCGACTTCATGTAGATTTTGCAGAGTTCAAGGAAAAGCAATACCGTGTGGTAATTGATGCATTTACCAAGTGGCCGGAAGTCCACGAGCTTGGAATACATGCCACTACGACTCAGACAGTTGAAGCATTGAGGAGGTCATTCAGCTGCCATGGAATCCCTCAAAGGCTAGTTTCAGATAATGGGCCTCAATTCGTGGCAAGAGAGTTTCAGGACTCATGA
- the LOC134190354 gene encoding uncharacterized protein K02A2.6-like — protein MERLTVVDVSDKPTVLEGDWQSNLKIDWASLFKVDSEVFDGPEKFPQLFAKGVDTLQGYQAKKTLSSGAKPRFHRPRPVPYALQQKVEGELNRLQEEGIIQPVENSEWAAPIVMVRKADNSIRICGDYKVTINPYLEMDNYPMPNAQDLFASLEGGRFFTRLDMKQAYMQMRVDASSKGI, from the coding sequence ATGGAGCGGTTGACTGTAGTAGATGTGAGTGATAAGCCAACAGTCTTGGAAGGAGATTGGCAGTCAAACCTCAAGATTGATTGGGCTTCTCTGTTCAAAGTCGATAGTGAAGTTTTTGATGGACCTGAGAAGTTTCCTCAGTTGTTTGCAAAGGGAGTAGATACTTTGCAAGGCTATCAAGCCAAGAAAACTTTGTCTTCAGGGGCCAAGCCACGGTTCCATAGGCCACGCCCAGTGCCTTATGCCTTACAACAGAAGGTAGAGGGGGAGCTTAATCGACTTCAGGAAGAGGGCATTATACAGCCAGTGGAAAACAGTGAGTGGGCAGCCCCTATTGTCATGGTGAGAAAGGCTGATAATTCTATCAGAATTTGTGGCGATTACAAGGTAACAATTAACCCCTACTTGGAGATGGACAATTATCCAATGCCGAATGCACAGGACTTGTTTGCATCGTTAGAAGGAGGACGGTTCTTTACACGTCTGGATATGAAACAAGCTTACATGCAGATGCGAGTGGATGCAAGCAGCAAAGGTATTTGA
- the LOC134190352 gene encoding uncharacterized protein LOC134190352, with amino-acid sequence MRANGIRHQRTPPYHPASNGQAEWFVQEVKKSLKTRPQGRSISHQILLLLLKYRTTPNTTTGKTPSELLMKRELRTRLSLVRPERGRQIRDRQGERYEATKYVRSLNPGDTVEVLNTRQDGRGK; translated from the coding sequence ATGAGAGCGAACGGAATTAGACATCAGAGGACACCTCCGTACCACCCTGCTTCGAATGGGCAAGCAGAATGGTTCGTACAGGAGGTCAAGAAGTCTCTGAAGACAAGGCCACAAGGTCGGTCAATTAGTCATCAGATTTTGTTACTCTTGTTGAAATATCGAACAACCCCAAACACTACTACTGGGAAGACACCATCAGAACTACTGATGAAACGTGAGCTGAGAACACGGTTGTCATTAGTACGACCAGAGAGAGGACGACAGATTCGAGACAGACAAGGGGAGAGATATGAAGCAACAAAATATGTTAGAAGTCTCAACCCAGGAGACACGGTTGAAGTCCTCAATACACGTCAAGATGGCCGAGGGAAATGA